From the Lolium rigidum isolate FL_2022 chromosome 2, APGP_CSIRO_Lrig_0.1, whole genome shotgun sequence genome, one window contains:
- the LOC124687783 gene encoding phosphatidyl-N-methylethanolamine N-methyltransferase-like (The sequence of the model RefSeq protein was modified relative to this genomic sequence to represent the inferred CDS: added 10 bases not found in genome assembly): MASVAAGVGVLLPFPFYWALWSHPQRWVDLCGRGADPCRRMAQVSHVLKALQLLALASVASLSWPPPPCSLALLAFGQYLNFKVYQLLGESGTYYGVRFGKKIPWVTEFPFGYIKDPQYVGSILSLVAVLCWVPYQYVLLWCLGYVFMILVESKEDPATRAKLLS; encoded by the exons TGGCGGCGGGCGTTGGCGTGCTGCTGCCGTTCCCGTTCTACTGGGCGCTGTGGAGCCACCCGCAGCGGTGGGTGGACCTGTGCGGCCGCGGCGCCGACCCGTGCCGCCGCATGGCGCAGGTCTCCCACGTCCTCAAGGCGCTCCAGCTCCTCGCCCTCGCCTCCGTCGCCTCCTTGTCCTGGCCCCCGCCCCCCTGCTCGCTCGCGCTACTCGCCTTCGGCCAGTACCTCAACTTCAA GGTGTACCAGCTGCTCGGTGAGTCAGGTACCTACTACGGCGTCCGGTTCGGAAAGAAGATCCCGTGGGTGACCGAATTTCCGTTTGGTTATATCAAGGACCCCCAGTACGTCGGGAGCATCCTTAGTCTTGTGGCAGTGCTGTGCTGGGTTCCCTACCAGTATGTTCTCCTCTGGTGCCTCGGCTATGTTTTCATGATCCTGGTCGAAAGCAAGGAGGATCCTGCCACCCGGGCAAAGCTGCTCTCCTGA